A window from Malassezia restricta chromosome I, complete sequence encodes these proteins:
- a CDS encoding mannosyl-glycoprotein endo-beta-N-acetylglucosaminidase, with translation MPLDVHLAGPLVAAAGRPVYFENLRDLDEYVKTLPKTWERGQRTAWPNRPHLLVCHDFQGGYTESLHAHGYTFEHWQCTDIMVYFSHKRISLPPPGWVRAAHFHGTRILGTLLFEWDESKLDLRCLLDGWEPTWRTKVRAELSTYFADELIRLAAAHGIDGFLVNVETSLALTAHSNPILHKLDSFHNAARLRRWIRYLRDKGQERLSTWHVVWYDSVTYPDGQLQWQDAMSLRNAPYFQAASLGFTNYTWSHPERCHVRPNPCLEHSAVVADTHAFPRSHVFIGVDVFGRNCLGGHDTYRALDMLQSETPFGFSAALFAPGWTWEHDAPPARSWQAWWDEDWAFWHRGPHAISHYFASRACPWHGQATQGYGFRTNFSLGAGSAWFVQGRNVYPHAWTDQGVCAPKPLLAWPAVAYVLDVEGRKENDPGIRTTLTHDDAWSGTTSLCLRTDTWIYVPLVALAPLPSDATQRKVQVRISVKGASVEPCVYIHDRLYSGTCEAQALPHGWTLYTSQVALPQEAYDYDIHMVLGVSGSVRVGQVDVAPASAYDETAPDATWSHGLLTWTDTVPWASGYEVYTIRDEPIWWGTVSTVRERHQAHLSASDPETVVQIQSVGAWPDEPVTLVMPS, from the coding sequence ATGCCACTGGACGTGCACCTTGCAGGACCCCTGGTGGCGGCTGCGGGTCGTCCGGTGTACTTTGAGAATCTACGGGATTTGGACGAGTATGTGAAAACACTCCCAAAGACATGGGAACGTGGACAGCGCACCGCGTGGCCCAACCGGCCGCATCTCTTGGTGTGCCACGATTTTCAAGGAGGATACACCGAATCCCTCCATGCACACGGGTACACATTCGAGCACTGGCAATGCACGGATATCATGGTGTATTTCTCACACAAGCGCATATCGCTGCCACCGCCCGGATGGGttcgtgcagcgcattTTCATGGCACACGAatcctcggcacgctcctgTTCGAATGGGACGAATCCAAGCTGGACCTCCGCTGTCTGTTGGATGGATGGGAACCGACATGGCGGACAAAGGTAAGAGCCGAGTTGTCGACCTACTTTGCGGATGAATTGATACGccttgcagcagctcatggCATCGATGGCTTTCTCGTCAACGTCGAGACTTCCTTGGCTTTGACGGCCCACTCGAATCCTATTCTGCACAAACTCGACAGCTTCCACAATGCCGCACGACTTCGGCGGTGGATCAGGTACCTCCGTGACAAGGGCCAAGAGCGCTTATCGACATGGCATGTCGTTTGGTACGACTCGGTCACGTACCCGGACGGCCAACTTCAGTGGCAAGATGCCATGTCTCTAAGGAACGCGCCCTATTTccaggctgcgtcgctgggcTTTACCAACTATACATGGTCGCATCCAGAGCGATGCCACGTCCGCCCTAACCCGTGCCTGGAACATTCCGCTGTAGTGGCAGACACCCACGCCTTTCCACGCTCGCACGTGTTCATCGGCGTAGACGTATTTGGACGCAACTGCTTAGGCGGCCACGACACATACCGTGCCCTGGACATGCTGCAGTCCGAGACGCCCTTTGGTTTCAGTGCTGCGCTCTTTGCGCCTGGCTGGACATGggagcacgacgcgccgccggcacgTTCTTGGCAGGCTTGGTGGGACGAAGACTGGGCATTTTGGCATCGCGGACCTCATGCCATTTCACATTACTTTGCGAGCCGCGCATGTCCCTGGCATGGACAAGCCACGCAAGGCTATGGCTTCCGCACGAACTTTAGCTTAGGTGCCGGCTCCGCCTGGTTTGTGCAGGGCCGAAATGTATACCCTCATGCATGGACGGACCAGGGCGTGTGTGCGCCCAAACCTCTCTTGGCATGGCCCGCGGTGGCTTATGTCCTCGATGTCGAGGGACGCAAAGAAAACGATCCTGGCATTCGCACGACCTTGACCCACGACGATGCATGGAGCGGCACCACCTCTCTGTGTCTACGTACCGATACGTGGATATATGTGCCGCTTGTCGCTTTAGCCCCCCtgcccagcgacgccacacAGAGAAAGGTCCAGGTGCGTATCAGTGTTAAGGGCGCCTCGGTTGAGCCGTGCGTGTATATTCACGACCGCTTGTATTCCGGCACGTGCGAGGCTCAAGCGTTGCCGCATGGATGGACTTTGTACACGAGTCAGGTGGCACTGCCACAGGAGGCCTATGATTATGACATACACATGGTGTTAGGCGTTTCGGGCTCTGTTCGTGTAGGTCAGGTGGACGTGGCACCTGCTAGCGCCTACGACGAAACCGCGCCTGATGCGACATGGTCGCATGGTTTGCTGACATGGACGGACACGGTGCCTTGGGCTTCTGGTTACGAGGTATATACGATACGGGACGAGCCAATTTGGTGGGGCACGGTCAGCACGGTACGGGAGCGCCACCAAGCCCACCTGTCCGCGTCAGATCCTGAGACGGTCGTGCAAATACAGAGTgtgggcgcatggcctgaTGAGCCCGTGACACTCGTTATGCCGTCCTAG
- a CDS encoding methylenetetrahydrofolate dehydrogenase (NAD+) produces the protein MAQPKPEYPGKLLQAAAIAKPFQDSIQTEISERKEKQLSIPKLVGILAKPSPPSIAYAEWTAKACQAVGINFEIWKTWDDSEDVSETQEAESLQNFGLEADVEDLILAANRDKSVDGIMVYYPIFGGRQDTYLQQIVNPSKDVEGLNFFYCWNMYHNVRWIKPSQLGSAPGSTNEAELVASDAGAPEEENAPPGFCKSILPCTPLAVVKCLESVGVYDTSLPYGNRLHGKTITVINRSEVVGRPLAALLSNDGARVFSVDIDSIVEFSKRTDEANNTNYKKSSKVVQAHKENSSARLRPAHDVRSSPYKDPESCVRASDVVIGGVPSASYKVPTAWIKEGAVCVNFSSEKNFESDVRSRAAAYLPAIGKITVSMLQRNLLRLVAYKELASQQS, from the coding sequence ATGGCCCAGCCCAAGCCAGAGTACCCCGGCAAGCTGCTTCAGGCAGCGGCCATTGCGAAGCCATTCCAAGATAGCATTCAGACGGAGATTAGCGAGCGGAAGGAAAAACAGCTTTCGATCCCAAAGCTTGTGGGCATTCTTGCCAAGCCAAGCCCACCCTCCATTGCTTACGCAGAATGGACAGCCAAGGCATGCCAGGCTGTCGGCATCAATTTTGAAATCTGGAAGACTTGGGACGACTCTGAGGATGTGAGTGAAACGCAAGAGGCTGAGAGCCTGCAGAACTTTGGTCTCGAGGCGGACGTAGAGGACCTGATTCTAGCGGCGAACCGCGACAAGAGCGTCGATGGCATTATGGTGTACTATCCGATCTTTGGTGGTCGCCAAGACACGTATCTGCAGCAGATTGTGAACCCAAGCAAGGATGTTGAGGGCCTGAACTTTTTCTACTGCTGGAACATGTATCACAACGTGCGCTGGATCAAGCCTTCGCAGCTTGGCAGTGCCCCGGGCTCGACGAACGAGGCCGAGCTGGTGGCTTCAGACGCGGGTGCACCTGAAGAAGAGAATGCACCGCCAGGCTTCTGCAAGAGCATTTTACCATGCACGCCCCTTGCCGTCGTCAAGTGCCTCGAATCCGTTGGTGTCTACGACACGTCGTTGCCGTACGGTAACCGTTTGCACGGCAAGACGATCACGGTGATCAACCGCTCTGAGGTCGTGGGTCGTCCACTTGCAGCGCTCCTTTCCAAcgatggcgcgcgcgtatTTTCCGTGGACATTGACTCGATTGTCGAATTCAGCAAGCGTACGGACGAGGCGAACAATACCAACTACAAGAAGTCCAGTAAGGTCGTCCAAGCACACAAAGAAAACAGTTCAGCACGGCTCCGTCCCGCACACGATGTGCGCTCGAGTCCATACAAGGACCCTGAGAGCTGTGTGCGTGCCTCGGATGTAGTCATTGGCGGTGTGCCGTCAGCCAGCTACAAGGTACCGACCGCATGGATCAAGGAGGGTGCTGTCTGCGTCAACTTCAGCTCGGAAAAGAACTTTGAGAGCGATGTCCGCAgccgtgctgcagcataCCTTCCAGCGATCGGCAAGATCACTGTCTCGATGCTCCAGCGCAATctcctgcgcctcgtggcgTACAAGGAACTCGCATCACAGCAGTCGTAG
- a CDS encoding DnaJ subfamily A member 2 has protein sequence MAVETRLYDVLGVVPDASPEEIKKAYKKQSLANHPDKNPGDDTASQRFQEVANAYETLADPDARASYDMYGEGGGPGGMPGAGFDMDDIFASMFGASSFGMGPRPPRRAQDSVIPYEVSLEDMYNGRTAHFSLEKNVVCGHCNGSGGKPGAVLKDCVTCGGKGRYLQQRHAGNGLISQTMATCTDCEGRGKKYREKDQCKRCRGKRVVGAKAKLRLDIPRGAYDGQRIVFEGEGDQLPDTQPASIIFELKQKPHDTFQVKQLDLLATVRVTLSEALLGFSRTVLTHLDHRHIHITRKPGQVIRPGQVDIVRGEGMVDQRYRDHKGDLFLRWDIEFPTEAWASSVDAKALEALLPPKRPVLAPPEDLLEEVTTAPGQLDDFGSHIGTKQQEDQRNEYDDDEPNVQCAQQ, from the exons ATGGCTGTAGAAACAAGGCTGTATGACGTGCTGGGTGTAGTGCCAGATGCGTCACCAGAAGAGATCAAGAAGGCGTACAAGAAGCAGTCGCTAGCGAACCACCCTGACAAGAACCCGGGTGACGACACTGCGTCTCAGCGGTTCCAAGAGGTGGCGAATGCGTACGAAACGCTGGCAGACCCAGACGCCCGCGCGTCGTATGACATGTATGGCGAGGGCGGAGGACCTGGCGGCATGCCGGGTGCTGGCTTTGATATGGACGATATCTTCG CCTCTATGTTTGGTGCGTCTTCATTTGGGATGGGCCCAcgtccgcctcgacggGCACAAGACTCGGTGATTCCGTACGAAGTGTCGCTCGAGGACATGTACAACGGACGCACAGCACACTTTTCGCTCGAGAAGAATGTCGTCTGTGGCCACTGCAACGGCTCAGGCGGCAAGCccggcgccgtgctcaAAGACTGCGTCACATGCGGTGGTAAGGGCCGCTacctgcagcagcgccatgcaGGCAATGGCCTTATTTCTCAGACGATGGCTACGTGCACGGACTGTGAGGGCCGAGGCAAAAAATACCGCGAGAAAGACCAGTGCAAAAGGTGCCGTGGGAAGAGGGTCGTGGGAGCCAAGGCCAAGCTCCGCCTGGATATACCGCGTGGTGCCTACGACGGCCAGCGCATTGTTTTTGAGGGCGAAGGCGATCAGCTGCCTGACACGCAGCCTGCCTCAATCATCTTTGAGCTGAAGCAGAAGCCCCACGACACATTCCAAgtcaagcagctcgaccTGCTCGCCACGGTGCGTGTGACACTCTCAGAGGCGCTCCTTGGATTCTCTCGTACGGTCCTCACCCACCTGGACCACCGGCACATTCACATCACCCGAAAGCCAGGACAGGTAATCCGACCGGGCCAGGTGGATATCGTCCGTGGCGAGGGTATGGTCGACCAGCGATACCGCGACCATAAAGGCGACCTGTTTTTGCGGTGGGACATTGAGTTCCCAACCGAGGCATGGGCCTCGTCCGtggatgccaaggcgctcgaggcgctgttGCCGCCCAAGCGCCCAGTGCTGGCGCCACCCGAGGACTTGCTCGAGGAAGTGACGACAGCTCCTGGCCAACTTGATGAC TTTGGCTCGCATATCGGCACGAAGCAGCAGGAGGACCAGCGTAACGagtacgacgacgacgaacCCAATGTCCAATGCGCCCAGCAATAA
- a CDS encoding 25S rRNA (cytosine2278-C5)-methyltransferase → MADFYVRTARTMQDVLTHRGSVKAMSAGHGDKKDAKRIMALVVNTLSYRAALQHILKQVDLVKKEPKWFGSASPLNRTQGALPQPAPSMSDCVMLVMLHDLLFTSRGIQAAKAWPPRERMEKYKSQLHAELVRLQIRQGKKSVEELRSGAAERRVAARIPRWCRINTLQVTEQDALQQLQAAGFTRTESNTLEHVNAFCPSLHVAHVWAFHPRATSKLMSLPLYKTGGLILQDLASCFPAAVLAPPDRDYAQIHALDATSAPGNKTSHLSALMQGQGTLVALERAPQRFKTLTQMLDKAGALATQHGNVYPQNTDFLTLDPQDESYAAIRYMLLDPSCSGSGIVNRLDYLTSHDDEQDNLEQVVPDAESSSVAEQTRLASLASLQQRMIRHAMTFPHLERFTYSTCSIHPEENEHVVMQVLASEEAQQGAWTLAPRAEVLPTWPERGQPEACGGDESVAQCLVRCTPGGTSECSTSAVHRMASNGFFVCCFVRRTASRPAKRARHH, encoded by the coding sequence ATGGCCGACTTTTATGTGCGAacggcgcgcacgatgcaGGATGTGCTGACGCATCGGGGCTCGGTCAAAGCCATGTCGGCTGGGCACGGTGATAAGAAGGATGCGAAGCGCATCATGGCACTCGTGGTGAATACGCTATCGTATCGTGCGGCGCTCCAGCACATTCTCAAGCAGGTGGACCTTGTGAAAAAGGAACCGAAGTGGTTCGGCAGTGCGTCGCCGCTGAACCGCACACAGGGTGCCCTGCCTCAGCCTGCACCGTCGATGTCTGATTGCGTGATGCTCGTCATGCTGCACGACCTGCTGTTCACGTCGCGTGGTATTCAAGCAGCCAAGGCATGGCCGCCTCGTGAGAGGATGGAAAAATACAAGTCGCAGCTGCATGCAGAGCTCGTGCGACTACAGATCCGGCAAGGCAAGAAGAGTGTAGAGGAGCTGCGCAGTGGTGCCGCGGAGCGCCGCGTTGCCGCGCGCATTCCGCGATGGTGCCGCATCAATACGCTCCAAGTCACGGAGCAggacgcgctgcagcagctccaagCGGCCGGCTTTACCCGCACCGAGTCGAATACCTTGGAGCATGTGAATGCGTTTTGCCCCTCGCtgcatgtggcgcatgtATGGGCCTTTCATCCGAGGGCCACATCCAAGCTTATGAGTCTGCCCCTGTACAAAACGGGCGGCCTCATCCTGCAGGACCTAGCGAGTTGCTTCCCCGCGGCTGTTTTAGCGCCCCCCGACCGAGACTACGCGCAGATTCATGCCTTGGACGCCACGTCGGCGCCAGGCAACAAGACGAGTCACCTTAGCGCCCTGATGCAGGGCCAAGGTACACTTGTGGCcttggagcgtgcgccgcagcggTTCAAGACACTTACTCAGATGCTGGACAAGGCGGGTGCGCTGGCCACACAGCATGGCAATGTATACCCTCAAAATACGGACTTTTTGACGCTCGATCCACAGGATGAATCCTATGCGGCCATTCGCTACATGCTTCTGGATCCAAGCTGCTCTGGCAGTGGTATCGTGAATCGGCTCGACTACCTCACGagccacgacgacgagcaggACAACTTGGAGCAAGTCGTGCCAGATGCCGAATCATCTAGCGTGGCCGAAcagacgcgcctcgctAGTCTCGCGAGtttgcagcagcgcatgatTCGGCATGCTATGACGTTTCCGCATCTGGAGCGATTCACCTACTCTACCTGTTCTATTCACCCTGAAGAGAACGAGCATGTCGTCATGCAGGTATTGGCCTCCGAGGAAGCCCAACAGGGTGCATGGACACTCGCACCACGCGCCGAGGTCTTGCCGACATGGCCCGAGCGTGGCCAACCAGAGGCCTGTGGTGGTGATGAGAGCGTGGCACAGTGCCTCGTCCGATGCACCCccggcggcacgagcgaaTGCAGTACATCAGCCGTGCATCGCATGGCGTCCAATGGATTTTTTGTGTGCTGCTttgtgcgccgcacggcgtcTCGGCCAGCGAAACGCGCGCGTCACCACTAG
- a CDS encoding transcription initiation factor TFIID subunit 6: MSNSGGKQRQSNNSPFSGAQAAHTLGPNIPSSVYPKDTVRDVAESLGITNMRDNICVALATDIEYRIRDIVESASKYMKHAKRTRMTTADIDNALRQKNIEPLYGFFPPYTSGQKNGPWFRSVPTPSGAPLYVMEDEEINFDNILEHGPRVGVGRGVGWHAHWLAIEGIQPPIPENPVPLARKMGTTTAADDASLTDAGEAAAELGNTAVKPLVKHVLSRELQLYYERLTSSILSPPTDAKKESDVSLPQDIVPLSQYTSLSSGNLVRDAALASLRGDAGIHQLVPYLIQWVGSNVIHALRADKEDKKTAEAQQGMLELLSTMLSTLHALLINPSIFIEPYLHQLMPSVLSILLATYFTPNETPVEASIETQAYRLRLYAAALLAHIIDHFAEFYPTLKSRVVATLVQALLLHVDDGSAKQVPDASGSIDAKLGALMGLRRLGPSSFKTLLGPVPVQSADAAHTELIPLRVMGTWLAENQDATKRIMQEITTGLRELDTDVAEPDPEAVKTVYGAFWTDVLDKELLAVLAHYHTLIAS; encoded by the exons ATGTCAAATTCGGGCGGCAAGCAGCGACAGTCGAACAACTCGCCCTTTTCTGGCGCACAGGCGGCTCATACGCTCGGACCGAATATTCCATCTTCTGTGTATCCGAAAGACACGGTACGCGATGTAGCTGAATCTTTGGGCATCACGAACATGCGCGACAATATTTGCGTGGCACTCGCGACGGATATCGAATACCGTATTCGAGACATTGTCGAAAGCGCGTCCAAATACATGAAGCACGCGAAACGAACGCGCATGACAACCGCAGACATCGATAATGCACTGCGTCAGAAAAACATCGAGCCTCTGTACGGCTTTTTCCCTCCATACACGAGCGGCCAGAAAAACGGACCGTGGTTTCGTTCAGTCCCAACGCCATCAGGCGCTCCACTGTATGTGATGGAAGACGAGGAAATCAACTTTGACAATATTTTAGAGCATGGTCCGCGTGTCGGCGTGGGTCGTGGCGTCGGTTGGCATGCGCATTGGCTGGCCATTGAAGGCATTCAGCCGCCGATTCCTGAGAACCccgtgccgctcgcgcgcaAGATGGGCACGACGACCGCCGCTGATGATGCATCGCTCACAGATGCTGGAGaggctgctgctgagctTGGCAATACGGCCGTCAAGCCTCTTGTCAAGCATGTGCTATCGCGTGAATTGCAGTTGTACTACGAGCGTCTGACGTCCTCGATTCTGAGCCCACCGACTGATGCCAAGAAGGAGTCCGACGTGTCACTTCCCCAAGACATTGTGCCACTATCACAATACACTTCGCTTTCCAGCGGCAATCTGGTTCGtgatgcagcgctggcGAGTCTGCGTGGTGACGCAGGTATTCACCAGCTGGTGCCGTACCTTATCCAGTGGGTAGGCTCTAACGTGATCCATGCACTACGGGCCGACAAGGAAGACAAAAAGACGGCCGAGGCACAACAGGGTatgctcgagctcctcaGCACAATGTTGAGCACGTTGCATGCCTTGCTCATTAACCCGTCCATTTTTATCGAGCCCTAC CTCCACCAATTGATGCCATCTGTTCTCTCGATCCTACTGGCTACGTACTTCACACCCAATGAAACGCCCGTCGAGGCGTCCATCGAGACGCAGGCGTACCGTCTTCGCCTGTacgcagcggcgctgctcgcgcatATTATTGACCACTTTGCTGAGTTTTATCCCACGCTCAAGTCGCGAGTCGTGGCAACACTGGTCCAAGCCCTGCTTTTGCATGTGGACGATGGCTCGGCCAAGCAGGTACCGGATGCATCAGGCTCGATAGACGCCAagctcggcgcgctgaTGGGCCTCCGACGTCTGGGCCCGTCCAGTTTCAAGACCCTCTTGGGCCCTGTGCCAGTCCAGTCAGCTGATGCAGCCCATACAGAACTGATCCCCCTGCGTGTAATGGGCACGTGGCTGGCAGAAAATCAGGACGCCACGAAGCGCATCATGCAGGAGATCACGACAGGACTGCGTGAGCTTGACACGGACGTAGCCGAGCCGGATCCTGAGGCCGTAAAGACAGTATACGGCGCGTTTTGGACCGATGTCCTTGACAAGGAGCTGTTGGCCGTACTGGCTCACTACCATACACTCATTGCTTCGTAG
- a CDS encoding SNARE domain protein, whose product MSFYDLEQGRGVPPEQESQDEPHHDASRGENPQFMRLTEQVGLHVFRINANVATLQKLDAQLRRAPDLAQGKADHIMRQFADLCEQTRSIVKDATDDVKKLSLYPIGGNEGYGIRRSSPSRLMQTKLQNDFQDALSAFQHIQKEGILKEKDALAQARQRGNEAALSAELAPDTDERSSVPIQTQVSMPPRLTSEELEFQESLIAEREAEIQEIEHGVQELNEIFRDLSHIVQEQGGMIDNIEYNIGTIATSAQGADRELLRANHYQRRAGRRGLCLTMIVAVVVSLVLVALLA is encoded by the exons ATGTCGTTTTATGATCTGGAACAGGGCCGAGGCGTCCCGCCCGAGCAGGAGTCACAGGATGAGCCACATCATGACGCAAGCCGTGGAGAGAATCCGCAGTTTATGCGATTGACAGAGCAGGTCGGACTCCATGTATTTCGTATCAATGCCAATGTGGCTACATTACAAAAGCTAGATGCCCAGCTACGTCGAGCGCCGGATCTGGCACAGGGTAAGGCCGACCACATCATGAGGCAGTTTGCTGATCTATGTGAGCAAACTCGCAGCATTGTAAAGGACGCCACGGATGACGTCAAAAAACTTTCATTGTATCCCATCGGTGGCAACGAAGGGTATGGCATTCGTCGCTCGTCGCCCTCGCGGCTGATGCAGACCAAGCTTCAGAACGACTTCCAGGACGCATTAAGTGCGTTTCAGCATATCCAAAAAGAAGGGATTTTGAAAGAGAAGGACGCACTCGCTCAGGCTAGGCAGCGAGGAaacgaggcggcgctctCCGCAGAGCTCGCACCAGACACGGACGAGCGCTCGTCCGTGCCCATTCAGACTCAAGTGTCCATGCCACCCAGACTAACGAGTGAGGAACTTGAGTTCCAAGAGTCGCTGAttgccgagcgcgaggcaGAAATCCAGGAAATTGAGCATGGTGTACAGGAGCTCAATGAAATTTTCCGGGACTTGAGCCACATCGTTCAGGAGCAAGGCGGTATGATTGATAATATCGAGTATAATATTGGCACAATTGCTACGAGCGCACAAGGCGCAGACCGCGAACTGCTCCGTGCGAATCACtaccagcgacgcgcgggTCGCCGTGGCCTTTGCCTTACCATGATTGTGGCTGTAGTTGTATCTCTTGTCCTAGTGGCG CTCTTAGCATAG
- a CDS encoding translation initiation factor 4B, translating into MAPKKSKMSLGDFLADETTGTSWADELDDLPSAPALREPSFGGGMPPPLSGGPPSFSRSRYDGPPAPMREDPPLPTEPPFTAFVVNLAFESTEEDVRAFFDPMNALSVRLVKGHDGRPRGYGYVEFATLDELKDALTFTGKPMQGRNVRVSVAESPSRGSRHTAADDATQWRRAAPLPPSSRDSGISGFDNMSISSDGGRQGFGGRFTPSTDSPRRRGPMVPAEPSASDMSSSWRTGKPVVSKSRFGFGDQEGGRGRRNDDLDFSSWRKPSAEGNAPTERRKLELKPRSEAPRPSTDSPASGSARSNPFGAAKPVDINERHRQIEEKIRENDKLLREELKKEDERKKNKGGFFKARASDAWSTNEPTSDAPARAEDAPSQETN; encoded by the exons ATGG CACCAAAAAAGAGCAAGATGTCCTTGGGCGATTTCCTCGCAGATGAAA CCACTGGAACTTCTTGGGCggacgagctggatgaCCTTCCAAGCGCTCCGGCACTTCGTGAGCCCTCTttcggcggcggcatgccaccGCCATTGAGTGGCGGTCCTCCATCCTTTTCGCGATCGCGTTACGATGGTCCACCTGCGCCGATGCGCGAAGATCCACCGCTCCCGACAGAGCCTCCGTTCACTGCTTTTGTGGTGAACTTGGCATTTGAGAGCACGGAAGAAGACGTGCGTGCTTTCTTTGATCCTATGAATGCACTCAGTGTGCGTCTTGTCAAGGGACATGACGGACGTCCGCGTGGCTACGGATATGTGGAATTTGCGACACTGGACGAATTGAAGGATGCATTGACGTTCACTGGCAAGCCAATGCAGGGCCGCAATGTGCGCGTGAGTGTAGCCGAGTCTCCATCGCGTGGTTCTCGGCACACGGCAGCGGATGACGCGACGCAATGGCGTCGAGCTGCACCTCTACCACCAAGTTCGAGGGATAGTGGCATCTCTGGCTTTGATAACATGTCGATTTCTTCGGACGGCGGCCGCCAAGGTTTTGGTGGGCGGTTTACGCCCAGCACTGACTCGCCACGTCGACGCGGACCGATGGTGCCTGCAGAGCCAAGTGCAAGCGACATGTCTTCCAGCTGGCGGACTGGTAAGCCTGTGGTCAGCAAGTCACGCTTCGGATTCGGTGACCAGGAGGGCGGTCGCGGTCGCCGGAACGATGACCTAGACTTTTCGTCCTGGCGAAAGCCCTCGGCTGAGGGAAATGCGCCCACAGAGCGTCGCAAGCTGGAGCTCAAGCCGCGCAGCgaagcgcctcgtcctAGTACCGACTCGCCCGCCAGCGGTTCGGCGCGATCGAATCCGTTTGGCGCTGCGAAACCGGTCGACATCAATGAGCGTCATCGCCAGATTGAAGAAAAGATTCGTGAGAACGACAAGCTCTTGCGTGAAGAATTAAAGAAGGAGGATgagcgcaagaagaacAAGGGTGGCTTTTTCAAGGCTCGTGCATCTGATGCCTGGTCCACGAACGAGCCGACTTCGGATGCGCCTGCCCGTGCGGAGGATGCACCATCCCAAGAAACCAACTAA